Below is a window of uncultured Cohaesibacter sp. DNA.
GTTCAGCTCATTAGTGTCTGCGATTTAAGCGGCTTGTGATTGATGTTGCAAGCGGCGCAGTTGAATTGTCTTCTGTTTGATCCTTTCCCTTTGTTCCAGAATTGCCTGTCCTCTTCCGAAGTAGACATCGGCTGGTGTGAGATTTCCAAGGCTCTCATGGTACCGGTGATGATTATAGTGGTTGATGAATGCAGCAATCTCATTTTCCAGCTCACTGGGGAAGAAGTAGTTCTCCAGCAGGATCCGGTTCTTGAGTGTCTGATGCCAACGCTCGATTTTACCCTGTGTCTGCGGATGACCTGGCGCACCATGTATCTGTTTCATTGACCGGTCTTCCAGCCAATTTCCCAGATCCTCAGCGATGTAACATGGGCCATTGTCCGACAACAGGCGCGGTTTATGTTCAACCTTCACGCTATCACAGCCAGAAGTCTCAAGGGCCAAATTGAGGGTGTCGGTAACATCATGGACCTTCATGGTGGTGCACAATTTCCAAGCCACGACATAGCGAGAGAAGTCATCAAGAATGGTGGACAAGTAAAGCCACCCCCAGCCGATAACCTTGAGATAAGTGAAGTCGGTTTGCCACATCTCGTTGGGACGGGTTGTCTTGTCCCGGAATTCATTATCAGCTTTCATGACGATGAAGGCCGGAGACGTGATCAGGTCATGAGCTTTCAGAAGACGATAGACCGAAGCCTCTGAGACAAAATTGCTTTCCGTGTCTGTGAAGGTCACTGCCAGCTCCCGGGGAGACAATTCGGTTTGCTCCAGAGCCAGTTCGACGATCTTGTCACGGACATCATCCTCAATCCGGTTCCAGACCCGTGAAGGCGCAGAACTGCGATCTTCCAGCCCTTCAACACCATCGATCAGGAAACGGTCGTACCAACGATAAAATGTTGATTTAGGAATGCCCAACATCTTCAATGTCCGTGTTACCGGCAGATGGGATTCCTCGACAAGGCGGATGATCTCATGCTTCTCGGATGCGGGATATCTCACTCTTCTTCGCCCCCATCTTCGATCATGCTTTTTTTAAGCAGACGGAGCTCAAGTGTTTGCTCTGCGACAACTTCCTTAAGATCCCTAGCCTCCTTGCGCAGCAACTTCACTTCATCGCTGGTGGCTGCACGAGCCGTATCTCCGGCCAGACGCTTCTTGCCAGCTTCAAGGAATTCCTTCGACCAGGTGTAATAAAGGCTCTCGGAGATACCTTCGCGGCGGCACAGGGCGGCGATGCTGTCTTCGCCACGCAAACCGTCCAACACAATGCGGATCTTCTCTTCTGCCGAATATTTCTTTCGGGTCTTTCGGCGGATGTCTTTGATGGTCATCTCTGCAGATGGCTTCTGCAGACCAGATTTCTGTCTCATCTTTGCTTCCTTTGATAGAGCTACGATGAGCCAAAATCCTCCTTTGTCAAATCAATCCAATCTGTCCCATAGGTGCTGAGACGGAACAGCAATCACTACCCATCAACTCGGGACATTTCTACCGGGATGCAGAGACGGACATTCGTTATCCCCTTTGAGCGCAAATTTGAGACCAACGAGCAACAGACAGATCTCTTTGAGATGATCTGGTCTACTGAAAGGGCTGGGGTCTTGAACCGGTTTCTCGATGGTTATTTACGGTTCGAAAAAAGAGGGTGCAAGTTTGACGAGCCGGAAGACTGCATTTTTGCAAAAAAGAAGTTTTTCACTGAAAGCAATCCACTTCGCGCGTTCATTTCCGATAAATGCGCCGACGACCCAAATGCGAAAATCCGCTTGTCGTTCATCCGTGAAGCATTCAAGACTTGGGCCAAAGAAAACGATTTTTCCGCTTCAAGCATAGCGGGCCACAAGCTTAAGCGTAACATGGAGCTGCTTGGATACGAGATCGTGAATATGAACGGGTACCCCTACGTGCGCGGAATTACTCTGAAAAAAGAGGGCTCTTAGCACCCAGTCGAAACACCGGCCTATCACCCCGTGCAGTGAAATTCAAACCGTGGGCCTAACCAGCATGAATGCCACCTCCGCTTCCGCGGGAGTGGCCTCCCTCTCGAAGCCATTGATACACCCAAAATGATGAGTTCCCTTACTCTTCGATAAGGGTGTGTTATCCCAACTGAGAAGGGATCTTGCTTGGAGCAACCAAGACAGAAATCAAAACAAGTTTTCCAAAAAACTACTACCTACTGCTACCCAGATCTGCCTTTACCGGTCAACGTCATCGAGCACGTAGTGATTGGCAAGCATTTCGAAATATCTATCAGCAAGGTGATTGAACCATTCAAAAACTAATTCTTCTTAGCTGTTGCATCAATATTGTGATGTTCTTCCCACCAAACCGCATAAAAAGTGCCAAGCTTTCGAAATCCCCAAAGGCGCTTTTCACCACCATAGCGAAATCGAAATAACTCATCTTCATCTCGTTCAATCTCGATCCATCTATTTTGAGCTTCAGATACGATGTCATCAAATGATTGACTGTGATGTTTTTTCCGTCTTTTCCTCGCTCTTCCGTGACCCGTAACTTGAGACAATATCTCTGACCAAGTGAGCTTCGTAAATTCCCTCAAGGTATTGACAATCTCACCACAATCACATGCGTTCATTTCTGAGGCGCAGCTTTTATCATTTGGTTTATGAAACTGGCACCAATTACGGCTCTCTCCCCAAGACCAATGCCCTTCCCTATCGCAAGCGGAAGTAACATCAAAACTAAATCTCTCATCCATGATTGAGCATGGGTTATTAGGGGAGAGTGGAATTTTTGCTCTTTCCTGAGGCAACTCAAGAGCTCTCACCCTTTCAACAAGATTCGCGTTTGCAGCTACTTGTCGAACAACCTTCTTCTTCTGTCGTTCAGCTTTGCGTATCGAAGGGGGAAGTTTTTTCATAATCGACTGACTATGGCGTACCGATGAAATTACCCTATAGCGTATTCATTCGGTATGCTTGAATAATACTCAGCTATAGAAGCCTTTGAGATTATAGCATTACTGCGTTCCAATGGGGCCACTCCAACGCGAGCGTCTTTCCATGGATCTTCTAAATGCGTCAAATCACTAAGCCATTGAGCCGACTTATTTCCATATCCCTCAAGAACAGCATCTATAGATTCAATTTGCTCGGCTGAAAGCTTGTTTTCCCATGCTCTGTCAAATATAGGAGTATCGGGAGATACCTTAAAACAACCGCGGTGTGCTTGATACAGTTCCACGCATACCGGCCCATTAGCCCAAGCTTCAAAATCAGCATCGAAAAGAGGCTCTTCGTCCCAAACCAGAGCCCATGCCTGTGAATAATAAACCAGTTTTTGGAGCTTCATCGCCGTCATAGGGCCCATCTTTGACAAGATGTAAGCCGCTACATCCATAACATGTGCCATTGACTGTATTCCTCAAACAAGCGAATTTTAACCTACTATGCAGCTTTAAGCAGCCTGCCACCGTATTCTGGATTTTCGGTTAATCACAGCGTTGCTACATTGAGTGTATACAAGTTATGTGTATATTCCCACGTCATTGTCAACGCTGAAACAGCCAAAAACGATCACGAGGCACGACTTATAATACATAAATCGTAGAATCCACCAAACAGCATATTTAGGTGAATTTGAGGCAATTTTGACGACCCCAAACTGGAAGTAATAAGAAATTTACAAGACAAAAACTAAGTTTTATCTGCTGCCTCCGAAATGATTTTTCTTCCCTTTTTGCTAAGTTCAACTTGCATTCCATTTGGACCAAAACGAGCAGTGGCTGATACGCCTAAGAGAGCAGCAAGGGCTTGGGCACCTTCTCCATGGAGAGGCTTTTCGGACTTCGAAAACAGCCCTTGAGTAACACCAGAAATCCATTCTGGAGGAATGATCTCCCCGTGCTCTTTTCGAATTTCCATTGAAGCATCCATCACCCAAGAAGCCCGAGCCATGTCATTTCGAAAACGCCTTATTTCCTCTTGAGCTAACATATCTCTGTTATAGTAATAGCGCATCCAAGCTGCGGCACCAGCAAATGCTGTCAGTGAAGCCACAGTAAGGATGACAGATCGCAGAGTTAGCATAACGGTTGCACTCATCGTGCCTACCATTGTTTTTGGCTGTGCAGCTTCCCAAGAAGCTATGTCAAAACTCAAAAAAGCAAAGTAAGCGGCGATCCCGCCAGCAATCAGTAAAGCAACAAAAACAGCCCATCGGATCCTACGCAACCCACTATCCGCGACCGGGGTATTTAGGCTATCCTGTAAATCTTTTTGCATTAATGCGAATTGTTTTCGTCGAGCGTCTTTATGGCTACTGATCTCAAGTTTTTTCCAACCATCAGATAATTTTTCTTTTTCCTGTTCTATTTTTCTTCTCTCACTATCAATCTCATCATTCATTACTTTAGCAATGTTTTCACGTTCATCTGAAATTTCTTTCCGAAGCTTTTTCCTCTCTTCTTGAAATTCTGTAAGTTGCTGCGTTCTCTCTTTACTGACAGCAATTACTGCGGAAGAAAGCTCTCCAGCAATTCTATGATATGTGGTATCAAATGAGAGAGCGAGATTAGTCAGAGCAGGAACTAATCCCCCATCATCAGGAGCGACAGGTTGAAGAATTACAGACAGAGCCTTGTGAATAGCTTTTTGAATGCTTTGCGCTCCTTCATTATTCATTGGGCCGTTTGATGTGGCACTAATCGTGAGCTTATCTGTTAGATCATCAGAACCTCCACGAGAAACTTCAAAATGAATGCTATCCCGCCCGCCGCTATTATTTCCAGGACCTTCTATACTAAAACTAAGCGTTATTCGATTGAGTACAAATTGCCCAGGTTCGACATCCTGCAAATCATCTTTGCTTACTTCCCATGGTAGAAATGATTTAAAATCGATAGAAATAGAGGGATTTCTTCCCGTCAACTTCTTCGAACGCTGGACTTCTTCAAGTGCTTGACTACCCGCCGTTTTTGCTGCCTCGAAGACACGAATTAGCGTTGCGTCATCCATTCGTTTTAATCGTAGCGAGGTGCTGGTTGGCATTAAGGCTTCTCCTGAAACAGACCGGCATGAACGAGAAAATTATATTCGGTTAGTCACCCACACGTATCTTTTGGAGAAGCCAACCAAATAGCTAGTCAAGACTCAACAAGCTTCCTTCAAAACATTTGTTTAAGCAACCTTAACGCTTACTCTGATTCACAGCAACCTACCTGCCGCTGCGTCGGTGAAGAGGTCGGTGCTGCGGATATAGCGGTTGAGGGTGGTGTCGGACTTGTGTCCGGTGACTTGTCGGATCTTGAGGTTGGAGGCTCCCGCTTCTGCGGCTGAGGTGGCAAAGCCTGCCCTCAGGGAATGGCCCGAGAAGGGTGCTGGGTCATAACCTGCATCTCTGAGGCGGACCTTGAGCATCTGGCTGACCGCTTCCCCAGATATCCGGTGGTTTGAGATCTGACCATGCTTGTTGATGGCGGTGAAGATTGGACCTTGGGTGATCCCCGCGAAGGACATCCAGTCTTTGAGAGCTGAGACAGGGCAATGGCGGGTGCGCCCGAAAGGAATGGCAACTGTACGCCCCTGTCCTTCCTGATCGGTCTTGGATCTGCGGATGGTGATGAGAAGGCCCTTGTCGACGGCCTCTATGTCTTCTGCATTGAGGGCCACGATCTCGGAACGGCGCATGCCTGCCGAGAAGCCAATGAGCAGGATGGCTCTGTCCCTGATATCCTTGGGTCTGTCTTTGAGAGGATCGAGGATGGCAAAGAGGTCATCTCTCAGGAGCGGCTTTGCCTGTCTCTGGGCTGTCCCAAGCTTTCTTCTGATCCCCCGCATGACAGACCGAACCACCTCAGCCTTGGTGGGATCTGCAAAGCCCTTGGCCTGATGGGTCTTGGAGAGAGCCGCAACACGTCGTTCTATGGTGGCCACCGTGAAGAGATCGCTCATATCAGCCAGATAGTCTGCAATCTGTTCCGGGGTTGAGGGAATGATCCCGCCATTGGCCTCGAAGTGGGCCAGATCCGAGGCATAGGCCCGTTTTGTGGCCGGAGCAATGGAGTGATTGATCAGGGAGCGGGACGAGGCGGAAAGCGGCAATGTGGGGACTCTGCCATTGCTGCGCGGATCACTTTCTGATGTGGCAGGGTCATTGCACTTAATTGCAATGGATTTTTTCTTTGGCGCACTGCCATTGCAATTAAGTGCAATCAATAAAGACTCTGTATCATCCGAAGTCTTGAGGCTCTGTTTATCTTTTAGGTCAAATTCTAACGATTCGTCGATTTTCTTGGTCTGTGTTTCTGAGGTCACATCCACTGGGAGCTGTATCTTGTCCGTCATTGGTTGTTTGCCTCCCATTCCATGGCCTCTTCTCGCATCTCATTGAGAATGGGGATGGCCTGCCGCATGAGAGGCAGAGCCTGAGCGATCCTATCGGGGGAGATGGTGCTGAGGTTTGGTCTCAGAGCTTCCCTCTGTGCCTTGCGCTTGAGGTCAATGGCAAGTGGCCCATCCATGCGGCAGAGACAGAGATCCCCCTCCACATGCCGCAGGAGATGAACAAGGCAGGAAAGCTGCTTGTCTGCTGGAACAGCCTCCCTCAGCCAGTAGCCTAAGCCCGTGTTGGATTGAGCCAACTGCCTTAAGGCCTGTCGTCCTATCGCCGTAGAGCCATCCAGAGTCCAACAGGGCACCTTCCCGATCCATCGGGTACCCATGAGGGGATCAGGCCTTGTTTCTTCTCTGAGGCCATTCTGAAGCGTGAGGAGAGCCACAAGCAGAAGGAGGATGGATCCTGTTTGCCTGAAGCCTTCCCTTGCGATGGTGCGCATGGTGGGCGCAACGCCAATGTCGGAGAGCAGATCAAAGGCCATTCCTTGATGCCCTCTCTTAAGGCTCTCCATCAGAATGAGGCCTCTTACCATCAGATCATGATCACTGACCATCAACCGATCAAGCCTGTCGGTTGGCAGGCTGGATACCCGTTGCCTTTCTCCCTCTAGCTCTGGCCAATGTTTGAGGAGAGCCAACAGGTCAGAGGCAGCTTGGCTCTTGCTGGTGGAGCAAAGGCAATCAAGGACGGGGCATAGGATGATCCAGTCTTCCTCGAAGGTGCGACAGATGCCTCTGTCAGTAAGGGCTGAGGTGACAAAGGCCAGTGCAGGAAGATCTCCAACACCGATATCAGCAAAGGCCGCAAGGGCAATCTGTCGCCGCAAGAGATCCGGGCTCTGATGCCAGAGGGTGGCTGATGCAATCCCGGCAAGATCAGCATGCCCTCTGCGGATGGCCTTGCGCAGAAGGGACACGGCTTGCCCCCGTCCAATTGGCAAAGGGTCAGGGACAGCATGAGGATCACCCAGAGCAGAACATGACCTGCCCTCTAGGAATTGCGATTGGGATGTGCAGTAGCGATTATGGGAAATGGGTTGTTGCATGAAAGCCTCCTTGCGGGAGGCCGGAAACGTGATACCCACCTAAACATTATCAAAAGGAGACTCTGGCGAACAGCCGGAAGTTCCAGACCGGCAAAGATGCTTAACGGGATCCTCCCGTATCATTCCGAGATCCACAAGGGGCAGAACCAGTGTGACATCGGCTTTCTGACTGCCTCTTGACGGGCTCTCTGGCTGGTATCTCTGTTTGCTCTACAGGGGTGGTATGTAGGGGGATTTCTGTCTTGGCTCTAAGGGGGGTCATAATGAGGGTGTTCTCAACGAGATTCGTGTTCTCTCTAAAGAACTACAGTACCCTCAAAGAAGCACTTTTGGGTCATTTGGTTAGGTACATGATTTTACTGGTTTATCACCGATTTTTAGGTGTTTTTAGGGTATCAAAAAGGCCCCCGCAAAATCGTGTTTTGGAGGCCCTTTTTTAGGCGACATAAATATTTACTTACATTCCTAAATTTCTTTACGTTTCAAGCTCCGAATGAGGTATTCCTAGCCTATCTGCTAGAGCGAAGATCTTGTGCCGATTTTGGTCATTGATCGATAGGAGCTCTTCTATCATTGACTCCACTTTTCGATATGAGTCACTCAGTTCTCTCAGTGTCTGCATGTCTTCATCAGAGGAGGATGCCCTGCTTCCTGGCTTGCAGACGATAGGCAGCTGTCAGGCGCTCTGATCGAGATTGCAGCAGGTCTCGCTCTTTCCCCCAACCGACCATCAAACGGTCTTCTGTCTCTGTCTGTCTCTCTATGGTGCCATCTCTGAGGATGTGGGAAGGTTGGACCCCGCATTTGCCTGCGAGATGCCGGGAGATCAAGAGGAAGCGATGACAGGTCAGAGGATCATGTTCCGAGCACATCAGAGCCGGGATGGCCTGTCCCGCGATATCGAGCAATTGCTCTATCCCCGCAAGGAAGCCAGAGGCCTTCTCCATCTTGCGGTAATCAGTGACAGGATCATCAGAAAGCCCTCCGAGCTTGTCCCCGAGAAAGACATAGGAGATCCCGCAAGCCTCAAGGCGCTTTGCCAGTTCCTTCTGCCGGAAGTGTGGTTGGCGTGACCATGGCTTCGATCTAACATCCACGAGAGTTTGAACACCCGCCCCTTTGATTAGGCTGAGGAAGGTCAGCCAGTCATGGTTCGAGTGGCCCACTGTCATGATCTGTTGCATCGCAAGGTTCCTTTCTATCCCCCAGAATCTAGGGCAAGGGGACACTCCCGACAATGCCAGAAAGACAATTGTTCGTTTAAAAACTGATAGTTACATAATTCTTCGGTCAAATTGCCACCACAGCAAACACCTAGACGTTGGCTCCGACACCATAGAGGAAACTGAGATCCAATCCGGGGTAGCTGATCTTGTTGACCCATTTGACATGGAGATCAGGATTGCCGGGATCGCCGTAGTCGTCGCTGACGGCCTTCCCTGTTGGTGACCATCCTGCAATAGCCAGAAGCGTTTCTGGCGGAGCATCCACGCGTCTTAAGGCATCCCGAACCGTGTGGCGGAAGGAATAGAAGGTCTGTCGCTCCGTTAGGATGATCTCTTGCGGCAGGAAGCTTTCCCTGAACCGCCGGGCGGCATATTTGGTCGTATTGCCATACTTATCCGGCGTCAATTCCCAGAAGAGACGTTTCTCCTCTTTCTTGGCCTGCTTCTTGCGGACCTTCACGAAGTCAAGGAACCCGATTTTTATCAATTCCTCATGGATTGGGACACGCCGACGACTAGAGGCGGTCTTGAAGGTCTTACCATCGTCATCCTCTGTTTCGAGCATATCGAGATACCAAGTCCCGGCCTTCGTCACCTTGATGTCATCCATATGGAGCTGGGTGATCTCATTGGGCCTTGCCCCACTCATTGCCATGATCAGAGGCAACCAGAAGCGCCACGCCCTATCCTTCTTCAGGTAAGGCTTGGCTGCATCTGGAGTGCAGGATTGATAGAATGTTCCAGTGAAGAAGCTGCAGATCTGGTCATTGTCCAGCGGGGCTCTCTTCTTGTCAGCAGCAATCTTGTCCTTCTTGATGGGCTGTAACCCCTCGGCAGGGTTGTGACTGAGATAGCCCTTTCTGACAGCAACCTTGAGGATGTTCCGAAGGCAATTGAGATATTCTTTCTGCGTAACTGGGCCGATCACCTTCAAATGCTTCTTCTCGGCCAAACTGATCAGCTCGGCGATGGACAGTTTGGCATCGAGCGTATTGCGATATCTTGGAAGCTGGGCAAGCATGCTCCGCAGCGTCTGGATAACACTATCATCAATCTCTGAGACTGGGGTTCCCTCACCTATTGCCTCACGAAAGAAGGTTATCTTGGACTCCACCTCGTCGGCCCGTTTGTCAGAGACCGCATTCTCCTTGTAGGATTCCTTCAGCTCAGTCCAGTAGATGTCAGCCAAATCCCCGAAGGTGACTTTGGGCGTTATGGATGGATCGAACAATGGGTCATGGAAGGAACGGTCATGATGGTCATTGAGGCGGTCCAATTCCCGCATTCCCAATTCCATCAAGGCACGCCGCATTCGCCCTGCGAAGGCTGCCTCCTGATCCTTGTTCTCGATGACAGCACCCTTCTCTTCAAGGATCCTGTCTACGGCCTTTGAGATCCATTCCTGTGCGTTGGGATGATCTAGATCCTTGAGGAACTGCAACTCCGTCTCGGCATCAACAATCATTTCTGCACGCTGTGCCTGATCGCTTGCAGCGATGGCGGCCTCAAGATCTGCGGCTTTTGCTGATCCTTCGCCTCCACATGCTGTCTCAGATAGTCGGTCAACATGGGCATCGATACCGGAGCCAGGCCGTTCTTGACGGTATCTGAGGATGATTCAAGGTGGGCTTCAGCCCCAGCCATCATCGCGTCGAATTCGACATCCTTGATGTTGCGACGCTTGCGGGCCTCTTTGAGGTCTGTTGTCCCCAGAGAGACTTTGATGAAGGTCTTTTCGAGAATCGGGATGAGCTTTGTCGGCACCCGGCGATAGTAGTGCCAGGTCTCTCCACGCTTCTGTAAATGCTTGGTCTCGGCCACGTCTGTCATGCCTGTTTGTATACCACATTTGTGACCAACAAGCTGTTAACAAACCGCAGAAATCCCTAAGTTTGAGGGATTATAACCAGTTAGCAAGAAGAGTGGTGCCCCTGGCCCGACTCGAACGGGCACTCCGGTGAAGGAAACGGATTTTGAATCCGTCGCGTCTACCAGTTCCGCCACAGGGGCATATTTGTGCGCCGAATATAAAAGCAAAATCCCTCGCGTCAACTCATAACCGTCATAAATCTTCTATAGTCAACACGAATTGACACCTGCTATCCGCTTGCCATAAGAAGCCGACTGGTAATAGGGCGCGCAAGCGATTACCTATAGTCATCAAGTCCAGCATTCGAACATTCGCATGTCCAACCGGCAGCAGACCGCTGCCAACCATCAGGAGCGAATGATTCAAGCCGGCTCAAGAAAACCGATTTTGTGGAAAGTAAGCCATGCTTCGAAAAATGTATGACTGGACAATGGGACTGGCCAGCAGCCGCCGGGCCACATGGGCGCTGGCAGGAGTTTCCTTTATTGAAAGCTCCGTTTTCCCTATCCCCCCCGACACCTTGCTGATACCGATGGTCATTGCCAAAAAGGAAAAGGCATGGCTCTACGGCACCATATGCACCATGGCGTCGGTCATTGGCGGCCTGCTGGGCTACGCCATAGGCGCGCTGCTCTTCACCCAGATTGCCGAACCGATCCTTGCCTTTTATGGCTATGCCGACAAATTT
It encodes the following:
- a CDS encoding type II toxin-antitoxin system antitoxin SocA domain-containing protein, producing MAHVMDVAAYILSKMGPMTAMKLQKLVYYSQAWALVWDEEPLFDADFEAWANGPVCVELYQAHRGCFKVSPDTPIFDRAWENKLSAEQIESIDAVLEGYGNKSAQWLSDLTHLEDPWKDARVGVAPLERSNAIISKASIAEYYSSIPNEYAIG
- a CDS encoding IS3 family transposase (programmed frameshift), translating into MRQKSGLQKPSAEMTIKDIRRKTRKKYSAEEKIRIVLDGLRGEDSIAALCRREGISESLYYTWSKEFLEAGKKRLAGDTARAATSDEVKLLRKEARDLKEVVAEQTLELRLLKKKHDRRWGRRRVRYPASEKHEIIRLVEESHLPVTRTLKMLGIPKSTFYRWYDRFLIDGVEGLEDRSSAPSRVWNRIEDDVRDKIVELALEQTELSPRELAVTFTDTESNFVSEASVYRLLKAHDLITSPAFIVMKADNEFRDKTTRPNEMWQTDFTYLKVIGWGWLYLSTILDDFSRYVVAWKLCTTMKVHDVTDTLNLALETSGCDSVKVEHKPRLLSDNGPCYIAEDLGNWLEDRSMKQIHGAPGHPQTQGKIERWHQTLKNRILLENYFFPSELENEIAAFINHYNHHRYHESLGNLTPADVYFGRGQAILEQRERIKQKTIQLRRLQHQSQAA
- a CDS encoding site-specific integrase; translation: MIVDAETELQFLKDLDHPNAQEWISKAVDRILEEKGAVIENKDQEAAFAGRMRRALMELGMRELDRLNDHHDRSFHDPLFDPSITPKVTFGDLADIYWTELKESYKENAVSDKRADEVESKITFFREAIGEGTPVSEIDDSVIQTLRSMLAQLPRYRNTLDAKLSIAELISLAEKKHLKVIGPVTQKEYLNCLRNILKVAVRKGYLSHNPAEGLQPIKKDKIAADKKRAPLDNDQICSFFTGTFYQSCTPDAAKPYLKKDRAWRFWLPLIMAMSGARPNEITQLHMDDIKVTKAGTWYLDMLETEDDDGKTFKTASSRRRVPIHEELIKIGFLDFVKVRKKQAKKEEKRLFWELTPDKYGNTTKYAARRFRESFLPQEIILTERQTFYSFRHTVRDALRRVDAPPETLLAIAGWSPTGKAVSDDYGDPGNPDLHVKWVNKISYPGLDLSFLYGVGANV
- a CDS encoding DUF6538 domain-containing protein, yielding MTDVAETKHLQKRGETWHYYRRVPTKLIPILEKTFIKVSLGTTDLKEARKRRNIKDVEFDAMMAGAEAHLESSSDTVKNGLAPVSMPMLTDYLRQHVEAKDQQKPQILRPPSLQAIRHSVQK
- a CDS encoding site-specific integrase, with translation MPLSASSRSLINHSIAPATKRAYASDLAHFEANGGIIPSTPEQIADYLADMSDLFTVATIERRVAALSKTHQAKGFADPTKAEVVRSVMRGIRRKLGTAQRQAKPLLRDDLFAILDPLKDRPKDIRDRAILLIGFSAGMRRSEIVALNAEDIEAVDKGLLITIRRSKTDQEGQGRTVAIPFGRTRHCPVSALKDWMSFAGITQGPIFTAINKHGQISNHRISGEAVSQMLKVRLRDAGYDPAPFSGHSLRAGFATSAAEAGASNLKIRQVTGHKSDTTLNRYIRSTDLFTDAAAGRLL